Proteins encoded together in one Variovorax paradoxus EPS window:
- a CDS encoding RecQ family ATP-dependent DNA helicase produces MPAGKSPREKPPARRVDQVLRDVFGHKRLRAGQADVIERVLAGLSTLAVMPTGAGKSLCYQLPAVLLEGQTVVVSPLIALMKDQCDRLRALGIRAVQVNSSLGAEELAQSEADIDAGTARIVLTTPERLSDPDFLRRLGVHPVALVAVDEAHCISQWGHDFRPAFLEIGPAIRALGSPPVLALTATAGDDVAADVMKLLDIPPSGLVDTGAYRANLRFAVEQLANEKERLRRTVEFVRETPGSGIVYAATVKAAEHAFDALKVRDESVALYHGKLGARERSAAQEAFMAGEVRVMVATNAFGMGIDKPDIRFVLHCQMPASLHAYYQEAGRAGRDGKEARCLLLFHAKDRTVQQFFLAGKYPQLEDLDAIYRQLLAEPPEAGGWTAAHLLDALDRPRTRMQSGIAVLKHAQVLLADRRGRLSVRQRAAGKVDFSAVLDAYKTRRQQDRETLERMVSYAQSGQCRWQLLLSDLDQAAKPKRCGACDNCRRIAAHEKEMAQPIFVDDGDAEPAVRTLPAFAAHDRVRVRRFGLGVVVASDATSITVGFEDGTQRCFHPDYVTRLRRESGAVRARG; encoded by the coding sequence ATGCCCGCCGGCAAATCGCCAAGGGAAAAGCCTCCCGCGCGCCGCGTGGACCAGGTCTTGCGCGATGTCTTCGGCCACAAGCGTTTGCGCGCCGGCCAGGCGGACGTGATCGAGCGCGTGCTGGCTGGCCTGTCCACGCTCGCGGTGATGCCCACGGGCGCCGGCAAGTCGCTCTGCTACCAGTTGCCCGCTGTGCTGCTCGAAGGCCAGACCGTCGTGGTCTCCCCGCTCATCGCGTTGATGAAAGACCAGTGCGACAGGCTGCGGGCGCTCGGCATTCGCGCCGTACAGGTCAACAGTTCGCTCGGTGCCGAGGAGCTGGCGCAATCGGAAGCCGACATCGACGCCGGCACTGCGCGGATCGTGTTGACGACGCCCGAGCGGTTGTCCGATCCGGATTTCCTGCGGCGCCTGGGTGTACACCCGGTGGCGCTGGTCGCGGTCGACGAGGCGCATTGCATCTCGCAATGGGGGCATGACTTCCGGCCTGCATTCCTGGAGATCGGCCCCGCCATCCGGGCTTTGGGCAGTCCGCCCGTGCTCGCGCTGACGGCGACCGCGGGCGACGACGTGGCCGCCGATGTGATGAAGCTCCTGGACATCCCGCCCTCGGGGTTGGTCGATACCGGCGCCTACCGCGCCAACCTGCGCTTTGCCGTCGAACAGCTCGCCAACGAGAAGGAGCGCTTGCGCCGCACGGTCGAATTCGTGCGCGAAACGCCGGGCAGCGGCATCGTCTACGCCGCCACGGTGAAGGCCGCCGAGCATGCGTTCGATGCGCTGAAGGTGCGCGATGAATCGGTGGCGCTCTATCACGGCAAGCTCGGCGCGCGCGAGCGCAGCGCCGCGCAGGAGGCCTTCATGGCGGGCGAGGTACGCGTCATGGTTGCCACCAACGCCTTCGGCATGGGCATCGACAAGCCCGACATCCGCTTCGTTCTGCACTGCCAGATGCCGGCGAGCCTGCATGCCTATTACCAGGAGGCCGGACGCGCCGGACGCGATGGAAAAGAGGCGCGCTGCCTGCTCCTGTTCCATGCCAAGGACCGCACGGTGCAGCAGTTCTTTTTGGCCGGAAAGTATCCGCAGTTGGAGGATCTGGACGCGATCTACCGGCAGTTGCTCGCCGAGCCGCCCGAGGCCGGGGGATGGACGGCCGCGCACCTGCTCGACGCGCTGGACCGGCCGCGCACTCGAATGCAGTCGGGCATCGCGGTGCTCAAGCACGCGCAAGTGCTCCTGGCCGACCGGCGCGGGCGACTGTCGGTGCGCCAGCGCGCGGCCGGCAAGGTCGACTTTTCCGCGGTGCTCGATGCCTACAAGACCCGACGGCAACAGGACCGCGAAACGCTCGAGCGCATGGTGTCGTACGCGCAGTCGGGGCAGTGCCGGTGGCAGTTGCTCCTTAGCGATCTCGATCAGGCGGCGAAACCCAAACGCTGTGGCGCGTGCGACAACTGTCGGCGCATCGCGGCGCATGAAAAAGAAATGGCGCAACCGATCTTCGTGGACGACGGCGACGCGGAGCCTGCCGTTCGCACCCTGCCGGCTTTCGCTGCCCACGATCGGGTGCGCGTCCGCCGCTTCGGGCTGGGCGTGGTCGTCGCTTCGGATGCAACATCGATCACCGTCGGGTTCGAGGACGGGACCCAGCGCTGCTTCCATCCGGACTATGTGACCCGTCTGCGCCGTGAATCGGGGGCAGTTCGCGCGCGCGGCTGA
- a CDS encoding alginate lyase family protein has translation MPRVIKHPGVGVSLSDLATLKAYIDQGREPWKSGYNQLANSPNSRLSYRGRGGPFAKVSRAPDENLNAWRSDMVAISNLSRMWYFTRNEQYAEIAKWLLLRWATTQTEFSGRESMLDLGDYALDFVGGAEILRTTWPGWKEADTEIVKKYFKDVLMPAANPYGESMFGAANKGALSLLALGLMAIYNDDIETLDRVVYQARTLAHIGLRNSNDIGMLGDYLRDQGHAYGQLRSLTVLAEALWSQGIDIYSDFDNRLLAAGEYFSRVNDLVPTTALPFGTTDRYYLTDVTNRGWDGANRGSLALTQLYNAYVLRKGLQAPFIAQRRLRTSVDGTSFMFLKESDTSKATPPPALPIPSSTSITSGFSSADIGGASLAGTATYAAGKWNVAGSGWGIWGALDSSHFVYKALTGNSAIIAKVESLENTHPSAVAGVMMRTSLEPGAPRAWMAMNYKSEVLQNMTKLAVYGGSNYANKAASAGPTHWVKLERIGNIITGYVSPDGTNWAATDVGRIVAPVPDTVYVGLVVSSVTSKLNNSVFSNVQITGGDGGAPRVVPAAPAMLLASPGDGAVPLRWQASFGATGYTVRRSEFSGGPYEAIASGVTGSSYTDTSVVNGTTYHYTVTASNSAGTSGRSPEDSAAPGRPMVKAATGGTATDSASNSGNAESALGQDSATQ, from the coding sequence GTGCCCCGTGTCATCAAGCACCCAGGCGTCGGGGTCAGCCTCTCGGATCTCGCGACGCTCAAGGCATACATCGACCAGGGAAGGGAGCCATGGAAGTCCGGCTACAACCAATTGGCGAACAGTCCCAACTCCAGGCTCAGCTACCGAGGGCGTGGTGGCCCGTTCGCGAAGGTGAGCCGCGCCCCCGACGAGAATCTCAATGCTTGGCGCTCCGATATGGTCGCGATCTCGAATCTCTCGCGGATGTGGTACTTCACCCGGAACGAGCAATACGCGGAGATTGCAAAGTGGCTGCTGCTGAGGTGGGCCACCACCCAGACCGAGTTCTCGGGTCGCGAGTCGATGCTCGACCTGGGCGACTACGCGCTCGACTTCGTCGGCGGCGCGGAAATCCTGCGCACCACCTGGCCGGGCTGGAAGGAAGCCGACACGGAGATCGTCAAGAAATACTTCAAGGACGTGCTGATGCCGGCTGCGAACCCCTATGGCGAAAGCATGTTCGGCGCCGCCAACAAGGGCGCACTGTCCCTCCTCGCTCTTGGGCTGATGGCGATCTACAACGACGACATCGAGACATTGGACAGGGTCGTCTATCAGGCCCGCACGCTGGCCCACATCGGGCTGCGGAATTCCAACGACATCGGCATGCTCGGCGACTACCTCCGCGACCAGGGGCACGCCTATGGGCAACTCAGATCACTGACCGTGCTCGCCGAGGCGCTCTGGAGCCAAGGCATCGACATCTATTCCGATTTCGACAACCGCTTGCTGGCCGCGGGTGAGTATTTCTCGAGGGTGAACGATCTCGTCCCAACGACAGCCCTTCCTTTCGGCACCACCGATCGCTACTACCTCACCGACGTCACCAACCGCGGCTGGGACGGCGCCAATCGCGGGAGCCTCGCGCTGACCCAGCTCTATAACGCCTACGTCCTGCGCAAAGGCCTTCAGGCACCCTTCATCGCGCAGAGGCGCCTCCGGACGTCGGTGGACGGCACCAGCTTCATGTTCCTCAAGGAGTCCGACACCTCCAAGGCAACGCCGCCGCCGGCATTGCCCATTCCTTCGAGCACCTCGATCACCTCGGGGTTCAGCAGTGCCGACATCGGGGGCGCCAGCCTGGCCGGCACGGCCACATACGCCGCCGGCAAATGGAACGTGGCTGGGTCAGGCTGGGGTATCTGGGGCGCACTCGACAGTTCCCACTTCGTCTACAAGGCCCTCACCGGCAACAGCGCCATCATCGCGAAAGTCGAGTCGCTCGAGAACACCCACCCGTCCGCAGTGGCGGGCGTGATGATGCGCACAAGCCTGGAACCAGGCGCTCCGCGCGCCTGGATGGCGATGAACTACAAGAGTGAAGTCTTGCAGAACATGACGAAACTGGCGGTGTATGGCGGCTCGAACTACGCGAACAAGGCTGCGAGCGCCGGGCCCACTCACTGGGTGAAGCTCGAGCGCATCGGGAACATCATCACCGGCTACGTTTCTCCCGATGGCACCAATTGGGCCGCCACCGATGTCGGCCGCATCGTCGCCCCCGTTCCCGACACGGTCTATGTCGGGTTGGTGGTCTCGTCGGTCACGAGCAAGTTGAACAACAGCGTCTTCAGCAATGTCCAGATCACCGGCGGCGACGGTGGTGCGCCGCGCGTCGTGCCGGCGGCGCCCGCCATGCTGCTGGCTTCGCCGGGCGATGGCGCCGTGCCGCTGCGCTGGCAGGCGTCCTTCGGGGCCACCGGCTACACGGTCCGCCGCTCCGAGTTCAGCGGCGGGCCTTACGAGGCCATCGCATCGGGCGTCACGGGCAGCAGCTACACGGACACGTCCGTGGTCAACGGCACCACCTACCACTACACAGTGACGGCGAGCAACTCCGCCGGAACGAGCGGCCGTTCTCCTGAGGACAGCGCCGCACCGGGTCGTCCGATGGTCAAGGCTGCCACCGGCGGCACTGCCACCGACAGCGCGAGCAACTCCGGCAACGCTGAAAGCGCCTTGGGCCAGGATTCGGCGACGCAATAG
- a CDS encoding spore coat U domain-containing protein, with product MRTRVAAVPALTAAVVLTGLLAPRASLAACTGVGLFSCSATVSATALAFGNYDPAVSTPKDSASAVSVVGTITGLGILVTLSYTVGLSTGSAGTVANRQMNGPSTTPLAYNLYTSNARGTVWGASNVSDSYSALASIGGTVVPRNYTVYGRIPAGQYVAPGSYGSTITVTVTY from the coding sequence ATGCGAACCCGTGTCGCCGCCGTCCCCGCGCTGACGGCCGCCGTGGTGTTGACGGGGCTGCTTGCCCCGCGCGCGTCGCTGGCCGCTTGCACGGGGGTGGGCCTGTTCAGCTGCAGCGCTACCGTCAGCGCAACAGCGCTGGCCTTCGGCAACTACGATCCGGCCGTCTCGACGCCCAAGGACAGCGCCTCGGCTGTGAGTGTCGTCGGCACCATCACGGGCCTGGGCATCCTGGTGACGCTGTCGTACACCGTCGGCCTGAGCACGGGTTCGGCGGGCACTGTCGCCAACCGGCAGATGAACGGCCCCAGTACCACGCCGCTGGCCTACAACCTCTACACCAGCAATGCACGCGGTACGGTCTGGGGCGCCAGCAACGTCAGCGACAGCTACAGCGCCCTGGCCAGCATCGGCGGCACGGTCGTTCCGCGCAACTACACCGTGTACGGCCGCATACCGGCCGGCCAGTACGTGGCGCCGGGAAGCTACGGCAGCACGATCACGGTGACGGTCACCTATTGA
- a CDS encoding fimbria/pilus outer membrane usher protein — protein MRLSSRASAWACWWLGLGAAGVTGAQPTSDAPAPEILEVRINGQSQPSPRPLLRRGAQWLAAASDLDAWRLVKPATPALQREGTDYYDLRTLPGAQLRLDESTQSLELSVPAEAFASGTVQANASDRPPLSPSAFGAFLNYDLALQHDREGTRASGYFDAAASGEWGLVGTSFVAGQSAFDGRGATRLDSYFRRDDPARLTRLTVGDSVTQAAAWSTPFRFGGVQFGTRFGLQPGYISYPMPTLRGGAAVPSAVEVYVNDTLRYQRRVDAGPFAITDVPVLTGAGDMRFSVTDALGVQRTVTTPYYVSSNLLRAGLSDYSLEAGWTRLRYGERSFDYGPPFVAGTWRHGVDDSVTVEARGEASARSQTAGAGVTWVWGTVGEFSLHGAASRSRDGGSGRLWRAAYTRTSDEWNFSVSRQVASRGFTQIAWHDSPVHTDAQTQVFAGRSLGRYGTLGASHTQLHYNTGERVGVTTASWSIGIGGNAWLGTYVARTRQDGQRPTTSVGVSLTFALGERRHASLSLQRETTGRHSAVAELVQQPPGDTGWGYRLRAADGENARSEAGVDWRGRYGMLTAEAARSQGQTALRVRASGAVGFAGGMAFATRQSDDAFALVTVPGAANVRVYRENQPWTTTDSEGRAVVSGLRAYEPNHISIDNADLPIEAQVRSDALRVVPRYKGVAQASFDIAHDTVANVTVLLPDGTPLPPGIDVTRPARGTSLLSGFHGLVSVDDPQPNESFEARWKSGRCRFTLGEPARAAGALPSMGPYRCEPVSPPSPR, from the coding sequence GTGCGCCTGTCGAGCCGCGCTAGCGCCTGGGCGTGCTGGTGGCTGGGCCTGGGCGCCGCGGGTGTCACCGGTGCACAGCCCACGTCCGACGCACCGGCGCCGGAGATCCTGGAGGTGCGCATCAATGGGCAGAGCCAACCCTCGCCGCGCCCGTTGCTGCGCCGCGGCGCACAGTGGCTGGCTGCGGCGTCCGACCTCGACGCCTGGCGCCTCGTGAAGCCCGCGACGCCGGCCCTGCAACGCGAGGGCACCGACTACTACGACCTGCGCACGTTGCCGGGCGCACAGCTGCGGCTCGATGAAAGCACCCAGAGCCTGGAGCTCTCCGTGCCCGCCGAGGCCTTCGCATCCGGCACTGTGCAGGCGAATGCGTCCGACCGTCCGCCGCTGTCGCCCTCGGCCTTCGGCGCATTTCTGAACTACGACCTGGCCTTGCAGCACGACCGCGAAGGCACGCGCGCCTCGGGCTACTTCGATGCCGCGGCTTCGGGCGAATGGGGCTTGGTGGGTACGAGCTTCGTTGCGGGGCAGTCGGCATTCGATGGACGCGGCGCGACGCGGCTGGACAGCTACTTCCGCCGCGACGACCCCGCGCGGCTCACGCGGCTCACGGTGGGCGACTCGGTCACGCAGGCGGCGGCGTGGTCCACGCCCTTCCGTTTCGGCGGCGTGCAGTTCGGCACCCGCTTCGGCTTGCAGCCCGGCTACATCAGCTACCCGATGCCGACCCTGCGTGGCGGCGCGGCCGTGCCCTCGGCCGTGGAGGTCTACGTGAACGACACGCTGCGGTACCAGCGCCGCGTCGATGCCGGCCCGTTTGCGATCACCGACGTGCCCGTGCTCACGGGTGCGGGTGACATGCGCTTTTCCGTCACCGATGCGCTGGGCGTGCAGCGCACGGTGACAACGCCCTACTACGTGAGCTCCAACCTGTTGCGCGCGGGGCTGTCCGACTACTCGCTCGAAGCGGGCTGGACACGCCTGCGCTACGGCGAACGCAGCTTCGACTACGGTCCGCCGTTCGTCGCCGGTACGTGGCGCCATGGCGTGGACGACAGCGTGACCGTCGAGGCGCGCGGCGAGGCCAGCGCGCGCAGCCAGACCGCGGGCGCCGGCGTGACCTGGGTCTGGGGCACGGTGGGCGAGTTCTCGCTGCACGGCGCGGCAAGCCGCAGTCGCGACGGCGGGTCCGGCCGGCTCTGGCGCGCGGCCTACACGCGCACCAGCGACGAATGGAATTTCTCGGTGAGCAGGCAGGTGGCCAGCCGCGGCTTCACGCAGATCGCCTGGCACGACAGCCCGGTGCACACCGACGCGCAGACGCAGGTGTTCGCCGGCCGATCGCTCGGCCGCTACGGCACGCTCGGTGCGAGCCACACGCAGCTGCACTACAACACCGGCGAGCGCGTGGGCGTGACCACCGCCAGCTGGTCGATCGGCATCGGTGGCAACGCCTGGCTGGGTACCTACGTGGCCCGCACGCGCCAGGACGGCCAGCGCCCCACGACCTCGGTGGGCGTGAGCCTCACCTTCGCATTGGGCGAGCGCCGCCATGCGTCGCTCTCGCTGCAGCGCGAGACCACGGGCCGGCACTCGGCCGTGGCCGAGCTGGTGCAGCAGCCGCCGGGCGACACGGGCTGGGGCTACCGGCTGCGGGCTGCTGACGGCGAGAACGCGCGCAGCGAGGCCGGTGTCGACTGGCGCGGCCGCTACGGCATGCTGACGGCCGAGGCGGCGCGCTCCCAGGGCCAGACCGCGCTACGCGTGCGTGCCAGCGGCGCCGTGGGCTTCGCGGGCGGGATGGCGTTCGCCACGCGCCAGTCGGACGATGCCTTCGCGCTGGTGACCGTACCCGGCGCCGCGAACGTGCGGGTCTACCGCGAGAACCAGCCCTGGACCACCACCGACAGCGAAGGCCGCGCGGTCGTCTCGGGTCTGCGCGCCTACGAGCCGAACCACATCAGCATCGACAACGCCGACCTGCCGATCGAGGCGCAGGTGCGCAGCGATGCGCTTCGCGTGGTGCCGCGCTACAAGGGCGTGGCGCAGGCGAGCTTCGACATCGCGCACGACACCGTGGCGAACGTCACCGTGCTGCTGCCCGATGGCACCCCCCTGCCGCCGGGCATCGATGTGACGCGGCCGGCGCGCGGCACCTCGCTGCTGTCGGGCTTTCACGGCCTCGTGTCGGTCGACGACCCGCAGCCGAACGAAAGCTTCGAAGCCCGGTGGAAGAGCGGGCGTTGCCGTTTCACGCTCGGCGAACCCGCCCGCGCCGCGGGCGCCTTGCCCTCGATGGGACCCTACCGATGCGAACCCGTGTCGCCGCCGTCCCCGCGCTGA
- a CDS encoding molecular chaperone, with protein MRFAFLLGVPLWSCLLVPTGAAAETSLSVAPLRIALTPERPVASLTMGNADTTEVAVQAEVLQWSQDREGNDVYAPTRDVLVNPAIFRLPPGGRQIVRLGLQVPAEARERSYRIFLRQLPRDQALPQDGAEGAKLQTLLRIGVPVFVPPAQPPQRVLEWSLLADRGEHFRLVLHNQDSEHIQLTQLVVRREDGAELLRKNLSLYVLAGQSAGVALELAPLPPGTRLQIEAATDAPEAQSSATVRVPRAPVEPR; from the coding sequence ATGCGCTTCGCCTTCCTGCTGGGGGTGCCCCTGTGGTCCTGCCTGCTCGTGCCGACCGGCGCGGCCGCAGAGACGAGCCTGAGCGTGGCGCCGCTGCGCATTGCGCTCACGCCCGAACGCCCGGTGGCCTCGCTCACCATGGGCAATGCCGACACCACCGAAGTGGCGGTGCAGGCCGAGGTGCTGCAGTGGTCGCAGGACCGTGAAGGCAACGACGTCTATGCACCCACGCGCGACGTGCTGGTCAACCCGGCGATCTTCCGCCTGCCCCCGGGCGGCCGGCAGATCGTGCGGCTCGGGCTCCAGGTGCCGGCCGAGGCGCGCGAGCGCAGCTACCGCATCTTCCTGCGCCAGTTGCCGCGCGACCAGGCGCTGCCGCAGGATGGTGCCGAGGGCGCGAAGTTGCAGACGCTGCTGCGCATCGGCGTACCCGTTTTCGTGCCGCCCGCCCAGCCGCCGCAGCGCGTGCTGGAATGGTCGCTGCTGGCCGACCGCGGCGAACATTTCCGGCTCGTGCTCCACAACCAGGACAGCGAGCACATCCAGCTCACGCAACTCGTGGTGCGCCGCGAGGACGGCGCGGAGCTGTTGCGCAAGAACCTGTCGCTCTACGTTTTGGCCGGGCAGTCGGCAGGCGTCGCACTGGAGCTGGCGCCGCTGCCGCCCGGCACCCGCCTTCAGATCGAGGCGGCCACCGATGCGCCCGAGGCGCAGTCCAGCGCCACCGTGCGCGTCCCCCGTGCGCCTGTCGAGCCGCGCTAG
- a CDS encoding spore coat U domain-containing protein, which translates to MRCSPRPFLRALAFAACPAGVLLTAAPAAQAATATTTFQVTATVLKACLMSTPGTLAFGSYDPASTTPLAGTTSLNVTCTFGTPYSIGLNAGTGTGATLTTRAMTSPTAGAGNNSLSYGLFKESTYATNWDNSTSGTGYTGSGLPQARTIYGRIPVGQYTAAPATDYADTITVTLTY; encoded by the coding sequence ATGCGTTGCTCGCCCCGCCCCTTCCTTCGTGCCCTGGCCTTCGCGGCATGTCCCGCCGGCGTTCTGCTCACCGCTGCGCCTGCCGCGCAGGCAGCTACCGCCACCACCACCTTCCAGGTGACTGCCACCGTGCTCAAGGCCTGCCTCATGTCCACGCCCGGCACGCTGGCCTTCGGCAGCTACGATCCCGCATCCACGACGCCGCTGGCCGGCACCACCAGCCTCAACGTGACCTGCACCTTCGGCACGCCGTACTCGATCGGCCTGAACGCCGGCACCGGAACGGGAGCGACGCTCACGACGCGGGCCATGACCAGCCCGACGGCCGGTGCGGGCAACAACTCGCTGTCGTACGGCCTGTTCAAGGAAAGCACGTACGCGACCAACTGGGACAACAGCACCTCCGGCACCGGCTACACCGGCAGCGGACTGCCGCAGGCACGCACCATCTACGGCCGGATTCCGGTCGGGCAGTACACGGCCGCGCCTGCCACCGACTACGCGGACACGATCACCGTCACGCTCACCTATTGA
- a CDS encoding response regulator: MAPFGRDARLIGDALAARQIEVHVCQDTRALIREIEKGSAATILTEESLDGTTVAAFRELLAQQPPWSDYPFVVLAARQTVRRTDRARSALQELSNLVLLERPVNVDTLVSAAQSALRARQRQYLTRKHLAELQASKASVEQINGALESRIAERTADLASANDRLMREMLERERIENSLVQNQKMEALGRLTGGIAHDFNNLLHVVNLNLQLIERLKVNEERVRDYARRAKEAVDRGSRLTGQLLSFARTQSLVPRLHDLNALIRNMAELISISVGSHVRLNLALCTQPAFVIVDAAQMEMAILNLSVNARDAMPQGGTLEICTQISPAVVEGAAGEPGYPLGTADVTVRDTGTGIPENLLDKVFDPFFTTKQHAGTGLGLSQVYGFARQSGGSAIVESAVGAGTSIRLRFPLSPGPTEAAQETAAAGRAIADARQAEILVVEDDPGVRRSMVESLQVLGFRVRQAADGASGLLELRKAKPDLLLVDYLMPHMNGAELIAHAQKLYADIPILMATGYADMNAVERLIGPQSVLAKPFDLDTLGSAVAAELQRRKPPT, translated from the coding sequence GCGGCTGATCGGCGACGCCCTCGCCGCGCGGCAAATCGAGGTACACGTCTGCCAGGACACGCGCGCGCTCATCCGCGAAATCGAAAAGGGATCGGCCGCAACGATCCTGACCGAGGAATCCCTCGACGGAACGACAGTCGCGGCCTTTCGCGAACTGCTGGCGCAACAGCCGCCCTGGTCGGACTACCCGTTCGTCGTGCTCGCGGCCCGCCAGACCGTGCGCCGGACCGACCGCGCGCGATCGGCGCTGCAGGAGCTCAGCAACCTGGTGCTGCTCGAGCGCCCGGTCAATGTCGACACGCTCGTCAGCGCGGCGCAATCCGCATTGCGGGCGCGCCAGCGCCAGTACCTCACGCGCAAGCACCTGGCCGAGTTGCAGGCGTCCAAGGCCAGCGTCGAGCAGATCAACGGCGCGCTGGAGTCGCGCATTGCCGAGCGCACCGCCGATCTGGCGAGTGCCAACGACCGGCTGATGCGCGAGATGCTGGAGCGCGAACGCATCGAGAACTCCCTGGTGCAGAACCAGAAGATGGAGGCGCTGGGCCGGCTGACGGGCGGCATCGCCCACGACTTCAACAACCTGCTGCACGTCGTCAACCTGAACCTGCAGTTGATCGAGCGGTTGAAGGTGAACGAGGAGCGCGTTCGCGACTACGCACGGCGGGCCAAGGAAGCCGTGGACCGCGGCTCTCGGCTGACGGGGCAGCTGCTGTCGTTCGCGCGCACCCAGAGCCTGGTTCCCAGGCTGCACGATCTGAATGCGTTGATCAGGAACATGGCGGAGCTGATCTCCATTTCGGTCGGCTCCCACGTGCGGCTGAACCTGGCGCTGTGCACGCAGCCCGCATTCGTGATCGTCGACGCCGCGCAAATGGAAATGGCGATCCTGAACCTGTCGGTCAATGCGCGCGACGCCATGCCGCAGGGCGGGACCCTGGAGATCTGCACGCAGATCTCTCCGGCGGTGGTGGAAGGCGCCGCGGGCGAGCCCGGCTATCCGCTGGGCACGGCCGACGTCACGGTGCGCGACACCGGGACCGGCATCCCCGAGAACCTGCTGGACAAGGTCTTCGATCCGTTCTTCACCACCAAGCAGCATGCGGGCACCGGGCTCGGGCTGAGCCAGGTCTATGGCTTCGCGAGGCAGTCGGGCGGAAGCGCGATCGTGGAAAGCGCGGTCGGCGCGGGAACCTCGATCAGGCTGCGTTTTCCGCTCTCTCCGGGCCCTACCGAGGCCGCGCAGGAAACGGCCGCCGCCGGTCGGGCGATCGCCGATGCGCGGCAGGCCGAGATCCTGGTCGTCGAGGACGATCCCGGCGTGCGCCGCAGCATGGTCGAGAGCCTGCAGGTGCTTGGATTCCGCGTCAGGCAGGCGGCCGACGGCGCATCGGGCCTGCTCGAATTGAGAAAGGCGAAGCCGGATCTGCTGCTGGTGGACTACCTCATGCCCCACATGAACGGCGCCGAGCTGATCGCGCACGCGCAGAAGCTGTATGCCGACATTCCCATCCTGATGGCCACGGGCTACGCCGACATGAACGCGGTCGAGCGGCTGATCGGTCCGCAGTCGGTGCTGGCCAAGCCGTTCGACCTGGACACGCTTGGGTCGGCCGTCGCCGCGGAGCTCCAGCGCCGGAAACCACCGACCTAG